Proteins encoded together in one Streptomyces sp. NBC_01216 window:
- a CDS encoding MFS transporter, with amino-acid sequence MERDDPFDTGTSHVGGLLRQPPAVWATAGASVVAFMGIGLVDPILPSIAQGLRATPSQVSLLFTSYFLITAVAMLVTGFVSSRIGGRRTLLAGLALVVVFAGLAGTSGSVARLVGFRAGWGLGNALFVSTSLAVIVGAAAGGSAAAILLYESALGLGMACGPLLGAVLGDANWRYPFFGTAALMAIGFLCIAVFLREQPKPARRTSLLDPVRALGHGGLASAAAAAFFYNYAFFTVLAFTPFALNMTPYGSGAVFFAWGVLLAVFSVLVAPRLQRRFGSLRVLGGSLVLLAADVVVLGYGDHATATVCTVLSGAFIGVSNTVFTELALGVSDAPRPVASAGYNFVRWFAAAAAPFLAPRIEEWSDVHMPFVVAGGAAVLGAAVVWTRRASLTHEAAVSAPRHATEDEFSAFAS; translated from the coding sequence GTGGAAAGAGACGACCCCTTCGACACGGGCACGAGCCACGTCGGCGGCCTCCTGCGCCAGCCCCCGGCGGTCTGGGCCACGGCCGGCGCCTCCGTGGTCGCCTTCATGGGCATCGGCCTGGTCGACCCGATCCTGCCGTCCATCGCCCAGGGGCTGCGGGCCACCCCCAGCCAGGTCTCCCTGCTCTTCACCTCCTACTTCCTGATCACGGCCGTCGCGATGCTGGTCACCGGCTTCGTCTCCAGCCGCATCGGCGGGCGCCGGACGCTGCTCGCCGGCCTCGCCCTCGTCGTGGTCTTCGCCGGACTCGCCGGCACCTCCGGCTCCGTCGCCCGGCTGGTCGGCTTCCGCGCGGGCTGGGGGCTGGGCAACGCGCTCTTCGTCTCGACGTCCCTGGCCGTGATCGTCGGCGCGGCGGCCGGCGGCAGCGCGGCGGCGATCCTGCTCTACGAGTCCGCGCTCGGACTCGGCATGGCGTGCGGGCCGCTGCTCGGCGCGGTCCTCGGCGACGCGAACTGGCGCTACCCCTTCTTCGGCACGGCCGCGCTGATGGCGATCGGCTTCCTGTGCATCGCGGTCTTCCTGAGGGAACAGCCGAAACCCGCGCGCAGGACCTCGCTGCTCGATCCGGTCAGGGCGCTGGGGCACGGCGGGCTCGCCTCCGCCGCGGCCGCCGCGTTCTTCTACAACTACGCGTTCTTCACGGTGCTCGCGTTCACGCCGTTCGCGCTGAACATGACCCCGTACGGGTCCGGCGCGGTCTTCTTCGCCTGGGGCGTGCTGCTCGCCGTCTTCTCCGTCCTGGTCGCCCCGCGGCTCCAGCGCCGCTTCGGCTCGCTGAGGGTACTGGGCGGCTCACTGGTCCTGCTCGCGGCCGACGTCGTCGTACTCGGCTACGGCGACCACGCCACGGCGACCGTCTGCACGGTTCTGTCGGGCGCGTTCATCGGCGTCAGCAACACGGTCTTCACGGAACTGGCGCTCGGCGTCTCCGACGCTCCCCGCCCGGTGGCGAGCGCGGGCTACAACTTCGTCCGCTGGTTCGCCGCGGCGGCGGCCCCGTTCCTCGCGCCGAGGATCGAGGAGTGGAGCGACGTCCACATGCCGTTCGTGGTCGCCGGCGGCGCGGCCGTCCTCGGCGCGGCCGTCGTCTGGACACGACGGGCCTCGCTCACCCACGAGGCGGCGGTGTCGGCACCGCGGCACGCCACGGAGGACGAGTTCTCGGCCTTCGCGAGCTGA
- a CDS encoding suppressor of fused domain protein, with protein sequence MGEVLALVEARLRTALGEPDARAAVTFLGTDRIEVLRFVDGDVVRYATLGMAALPMADPTAALADPVKGPRAELVLSVRGGLADTDKVLRPLAVLASTPQVEGVVVAAGASLDVGEPLWPGAPFTSVLVAEPGGLVEDLELDAPMDPVRFLPLLPMTPNEAAWKRVHGAQALEERWLAAGTDLRDPRRGSVPLA encoded by the coding sequence ATGGGAGAAGTTCTTGCTCTGGTCGAAGCCCGCTTGCGTACGGCGCTCGGTGAACCGGACGCGCGCGCGGCGGTGACCTTTCTCGGTACGGATCGGATCGAGGTCCTCCGCTTCGTCGACGGGGATGTGGTCCGCTACGCCACGCTCGGCATGGCGGCGCTGCCGATGGCCGACCCGACGGCCGCGCTCGCGGACCCCGTGAAGGGCCCGCGCGCGGAACTCGTGCTGTCGGTGCGCGGTGGGCTCGCCGACACCGACAAGGTACTGCGCCCGCTCGCGGTGCTCGCCTCGACGCCGCAGGTCGAGGGTGTCGTGGTGGCGGCCGGTGCCTCGCTGGACGTCGGTGAACCCCTGTGGCCCGGAGCCCCGTTCACCTCGGTGCTGGTCGCGGAGCCGGGCGGGCTGGTGGAGGACCTGGAACTGGACGCGCCGATGGACCCGGTCCGCTTCCTGCCGCTGCTGCCGATGACGCCCAACGAGGCGGCCTGGAAGCGGGTGCACGGCGCCCAGGCGCTGGAGGAGCGCTGGCTGGCCGCGGGCACGGACCTGCGCGATCCCCGGCGAGGGTCCGTTCCGCTGGCCTGA
- a CDS encoding magnesium and cobalt transport protein CorA, producing the protein MSMIRDLRAAVRPTLRSGLRKTATVYTAYDPTRDPSASSAVVDCAVYRDGGRVDDRHCLTPRGAMQEVRRNGGFAWIGLHEPTEAEFAGIAAEFGLHPLAVEDAVHAHQRPKLERYDDTLFTVFKTIHYGEHAELTATSEVVETGEVMCFTGPDFVITVRHGGQGSLRNLRHRLQGEPELLGKGPSSVLHAIADHVVDGYIAVADAVELDIDQIEIDVFSPPAKGSTRGADTGRIYQLKREVLEFKRAVTPLLRPMQLLSERPMRLVDPDIQKYFRDVADHLARVQEQVVGFDELLNSILQANLAQATVAQNEDMRKITSWAAIVAVPTAVCGVYGMNFEHMPELHWRYGYPMVLAGITAICFTIHRTLKRNGWL; encoded by the coding sequence ATGTCGATGATCCGTGACCTGCGCGCCGCGGTCCGCCCCACCCTGCGCTCCGGTCTGCGCAAGACCGCCACCGTCTACACCGCGTACGACCCCACCCGTGACCCCTCCGCGTCCAGCGCCGTCGTCGACTGCGCCGTGTACCGCGACGGCGGCCGGGTGGACGACCGCCACTGCCTGACCCCGCGCGGCGCCATGCAGGAGGTACGCCGGAACGGCGGCTTCGCCTGGATCGGGCTGCACGAGCCGACCGAGGCCGAATTCGCCGGTATCGCGGCCGAGTTCGGGCTCCACCCGCTGGCCGTCGAGGATGCCGTCCACGCCCACCAGCGGCCCAAGCTGGAGCGCTACGACGACACCCTGTTCACCGTCTTCAAGACGATCCACTACGGCGAGCACGCCGAACTCACCGCGACCAGCGAGGTCGTGGAGACCGGCGAGGTGATGTGCTTCACCGGGCCGGACTTCGTGATCACCGTCCGGCACGGCGGTCAGGGCTCGCTACGCAACCTCCGCCACCGCCTCCAGGGCGAGCCGGAGCTGCTGGGCAAGGGCCCCTCGTCGGTCCTGCACGCCATCGCCGACCACGTCGTCGACGGGTACATCGCGGTCGCCGACGCCGTCGAACTCGACATCGACCAGATCGAGATCGACGTCTTCTCCCCGCCCGCCAAAGGGTCGACGCGGGGCGCCGACACCGGCCGGATCTACCAGCTCAAGCGCGAGGTCCTGGAGTTCAAGCGGGCGGTCACCCCCCTGCTGCGCCCGATGCAGCTGCTGAGCGAGCGCCCGATGCGGCTGGTCGACCCGGACATCCAGAAGTACTTCCGTGACGTCGCCGACCACCTGGCACGCGTACAGGAGCAGGTCGTCGGCTTCGACGAGCTGCTCAACTCCATCCTCCAGGCCAACCTCGCGCAGGCGACGGTCGCGCAGAACGAGGACATGCGCAAGATCACCTCCTGGGCGGCGATCGTGGCCGTCCCCACGGCGGTCTGCGGGGTCTACGGCATGAACTTCGAGCACATGCCGGAACTGCACTGGAGGTACGGCTACCCGATGGTGCTGGCCGGCATCACCGCGATCTGTTTCACCATCCACCGCACGCTGAAGCGCAACGGCTGGCTTTGA
- a CDS encoding magnesium transporter MgtE N-terminal domain-containing protein yields the protein MAAGASRIFVSHLAGVPVFDPNGDQVGRVGDLVAMLRVGGRPPRLLGMVVEIMLSRRRIFLPMTRVTGVESGQVITTGVVNMRRFEQRPTERLVLGELLDRRVRLVGQDGQSEEVTVLDVAIQQLPARRDWEIDKVFVRRGKGGALRRKGEALTVEWSAVTGFSLEEHGQGAESLVATFERLRPADLANVLHHLSPKRRSEVAAALDDDRLADVLEELPEDDRIEILGKLKEERAADVLEAMDPDDAADLLSELPEEDKERLLTLMQPDDAADVRRLMSYEERTAGGLMTTEPIVLRPDATVADALARVRQQDLSPALAAQVYVCRPPDETPTGKYLGTVHFQRLLRDPPFTLVSSLVDSDLPPLAPDTPLPAVTSYLAAYNMVAAPVVDESGSLLGAVTVDDVLDHLLPEDWRETEFHVEGAPDAG from the coding sequence ATGGCGGCAGGCGCCTCCCGGATCTTCGTCTCGCATCTCGCCGGAGTCCCCGTCTTCGACCCCAACGGCGACCAGGTCGGCCGGGTCGGCGATCTCGTCGCCATGCTCCGGGTGGGAGGCCGTCCGCCGCGGCTGCTCGGGATGGTCGTCGAGATCATGCTCAGCCGCCGCCGGATCTTCCTGCCGATGACGCGGGTCACCGGGGTCGAGTCCGGACAGGTCATCACCACGGGCGTGGTCAACATGCGCCGCTTCGAGCAGCGGCCCACCGAGCGGCTGGTCCTCGGCGAACTCCTCGACCGCCGGGTGCGGCTGGTGGGGCAGGACGGGCAGAGCGAGGAGGTCACCGTCCTCGACGTGGCGATCCAGCAGCTGCCGGCCCGCCGCGACTGGGAGATCGACAAGGTCTTCGTGCGGCGCGGCAAGGGAGGCGCGCTGCGCCGCAAGGGCGAGGCGCTGACCGTCGAGTGGTCCGCGGTGACGGGGTTCTCCCTGGAGGAGCACGGGCAGGGCGCCGAGAGTCTGGTCGCCACCTTCGAACGGCTGCGCCCGGCCGACCTGGCGAACGTGCTGCACCACCTCTCCCCCAAGCGGCGGTCGGAGGTCGCCGCCGCCCTCGACGACGACCGGCTCGCGGACGTCCTGGAGGAGCTGCCGGAGGACGACCGGATCGAGATCCTCGGAAAGCTGAAGGAGGAGCGGGCGGCCGACGTCCTGGAGGCGATGGACCCGGACGACGCCGCCGACCTGCTCTCGGAGCTGCCCGAGGAGGACAAGGAGCGCCTCCTCACCCTGATGCAGCCCGACGACGCCGCCGACGTCCGGCGGCTGATGTCGTACGAGGAGCGGACCGCGGGCGGTCTGATGACCACCGAGCCGATCGTGCTGCGGCCCGACGCCACGGTCGCGGACGCGCTGGCCCGGGTCCGCCAGCAGGACCTCTCCCCCGCGCTGGCGGCGCAGGTGTACGTGTGCCGCCCTCCGGACGAGACGCCGACCGGCAAGTACCTGGGCACGGTGCACTTCCAACGGCTGCTGCGCGACCCGCCGTTCACCCTGGTCAGCTCGCTGGTGGACAGCGATCTGCCGCCGCTCGCGCCGGACACCCCCCTGCCGGCCGTCACCAGCTACCTCGCCGCGTACAACATGGTCGCCGCTCCCGTGGTCGACGAGAGCGGCTCGCTGCTCGGCGCGGTGACCGTGGACGACGTGCTGGACCACCTGCTGCCGGAGGACTGGCGCGAGACCGAGTTCCACGTGGAGGGGGCGCCGGATGCCGGCTGA
- a CDS encoding DUF1003 domain-containing protein yields the protein MPAERAQERERSAARIRLDVPRERRARLLPEYDPEAFGRLSERIARFLGTGRFLVWMTLTIIVWVLWNVFAPPALRFDEYPFIFLTLVLSLQASYAAPLILLAQNRQDDRDRVNLEQDRKQNERSIADTEYLTREVAALRMGLGEVATRDWIRSELQDLTKELEERLDGHRGPLPAGGERRSDVPDR from the coding sequence ATGCCGGCTGAGCGCGCGCAGGAGCGCGAGCGGTCCGCCGCCCGCATCCGGCTCGACGTCCCGCGTGAACGGCGAGCCAGGCTCCTCCCCGAGTACGACCCTGAGGCATTCGGCAGACTGTCGGAGCGGATCGCCCGCTTCCTGGGAACCGGTCGTTTCCTCGTCTGGATGACGCTGACGATCATCGTCTGGGTGCTGTGGAACGTCTTCGCGCCGCCCGCGCTGCGCTTCGACGAGTACCCGTTCATCTTCCTGACCCTCGTGCTCTCGCTCCAGGCCTCGTACGCGGCGCCGCTGATCCTCCTCGCCCAGAACCGGCAGGACGACCGGGACCGCGTCAACCTCGAACAGGACCGGAAGCAGAACGAGCGGTCGATCGCGGACACCGAGTACCTGACCCGTGAGGTCGCCGCGCTGCGGATGGGGCTCGGTGAGGTGGCGACCCGCGACTGGATCCGCTCCGAGCTGCAGGACCTCACGAAGGAGCTGGAGGAGCGCCTGGACGGGCACCGGGGCCCGCTTCCCGCGGGCGGCGAACGCAGAAGTGACGTACCCGACCGCTGA
- a CDS encoding Mrp/NBP35 family ATP-binding protein produces MATEDAVREALATVNDPEINKPITELGMVKSVEIESDGRVAVTVYLTVSGCPMRDTITQRVTEAVSRVDGVTGVDVTLDVMSDEQRKELATALRGTTAEREVPFAKPGSLTRVYAVASGKGGVGKSSVTVNLAAAMAADGLKVGVVDADIYGHSVPRMLGADGRPTQVENMIMPPSANGVKVISIGMFTPGNAPVVWRGPMLHRALQQFLADVYWGDLDVLLLDLPPGTGDIAISVAQLVPNAEILVVTTPQQAAAEVAERAGSIAVQTHQKIVGVVENMSGLPCPHCDEMVDVFGTGGGQRVADGLTKTTGAAVPVLGSIPIDVRLREGGDEGRPVVLTDPDSPAGAALRSIAGKLGGRARGLSGMSLGITPRNKF; encoded by the coding sequence ATGGCTACGGAAGACGCGGTGCGCGAAGCACTGGCGACGGTGAACGACCCCGAGATCAACAAACCGATCACTGAGCTCGGCATGGTCAAGTCGGTGGAGATCGAGTCCGACGGCAGGGTGGCCGTCACGGTCTATCTCACCGTCTCCGGCTGTCCCATGCGCGACACGATCACCCAGCGCGTCACCGAGGCCGTCTCGCGGGTCGACGGCGTGACGGGGGTCGACGTCACGCTCGACGTGATGAGCGACGAACAGCGCAAGGAACTGGCCACCGCGCTGCGCGGCACCACCGCCGAGCGCGAGGTGCCCTTCGCCAAGCCCGGTTCGCTGACCCGTGTGTACGCGGTCGCCTCCGGCAAGGGCGGTGTCGGCAAGTCCTCCGTCACCGTCAACCTGGCCGCCGCGATGGCCGCCGACGGGCTGAAGGTCGGCGTCGTCGACGCCGACATCTACGGCCACAGCGTGCCGCGCATGCTGGGTGCCGACGGGCGTCCGACCCAGGTCGAGAACATGATCATGCCGCCGTCGGCGAACGGCGTGAAGGTCATCTCGATCGGCATGTTCACCCCGGGCAACGCCCCGGTCGTGTGGCGCGGCCCGATGCTGCACCGCGCGCTCCAGCAGTTCCTCGCCGACGTGTACTGGGGCGACCTGGACGTCCTGCTCCTCGACCTGCCGCCGGGCACCGGCGACATCGCGATCTCAGTGGCCCAGCTGGTGCCGAACGCCGAGATCCTGGTCGTCACCACCCCGCAGCAGGCTGCGGCCGAGGTCGCCGAGCGGGCCGGCTCGATCGCCGTGCAGACCCACCAGAAGATCGTCGGCGTCGTCGAGAACATGTCGGGGCTGCCGTGTCCGCACTGCGACGAGATGGTCGACGTGTTCGGCACGGGCGGCGGCCAGAGGGTCGCCGACGGTCTGACGAAGACCACGGGCGCCGCCGTCCCGGTCCTCGGCTCGATCCCGATCGACGTCCGCCTGCGCGAGGGCGGCGACGAGGGCAGGCCGGTCGTCCTGACCGACCCCGACTCCCCGGCGGGCGCCGCGCTGCGGTCCATCGCAGGCAAGCTCGGCGGCCGGGCCAGGGGCCTGTCCGGCATGAGTCTGGGGATCACCCCGCGCAACAAGTTCTGA
- a CDS encoding sec-independent translocase, with amino-acid sequence MFNDVGILELVTLVVLAVLIFGPDKLPKVIQDVSRFIRRIREFSEGAKQDIRTELGPEFKDFEFEDLNPKTFLRKQLEGNEDFKELKELRSSFDLKKEMNEVADAVHGRETVPSAPAHETAASSVPAAVGGTAGAESGGGTPDLLKKREAPARAERVPYDSDAT; translated from the coding sequence GTGTTCAACGACGTCGGCATACTCGAGCTCGTGACGCTCGTGGTCCTCGCCGTCCTCATCTTCGGCCCGGACAAGCTGCCGAAGGTCATCCAGGACGTCTCGCGCTTCATCCGCAGGATCCGTGAGTTCTCCGAGGGCGCGAAGCAGGACATCCGCACGGAGCTGGGACCGGAGTTCAAGGACTTCGAGTTCGAGGACCTCAACCCGAAGACCTTCCTGCGCAAGCAGCTCGAAGGCAACGAGGACTTCAAGGAGCTCAAGGAGCTGCGCAGCAGCTTCGACCTCAAGAAGGAGATGAACGAGGTCGCCGACGCGGTCCACGGCCGCGAGACGGTGCCCTCCGCGCCGGCGCACGAGACCGCCGCGTCGTCCGTTCCGGCGGCCGTCGGCGGCACCGCCGGGGCCGAGAGTGGCGGAGGCACGCCCGACCTGCTGAAGAAGCGGGAGGCGCCGGCCCGCGCCGAGCGCGTCCCGTACGACTCCGACGCGACCTGA
- a CDS encoding S1C family serine protease, producing the protein MNDGKSTGRKPMWWSRPASPPGAAGPAAPDASPGPADGEGDFTLAAPAAVSTPPTESATAPAATRDAVPHGAAPATDAAETAELPVTPPGPGTSPPPPDAYPGPARSLHEPDEYRTPPYGGPGPWAPAPPVQHPAAPGTPGPPSVLQDTRQQPPAPPHGPVPDTGPYTPPAPWTQYDPWTVHAAAPAGRAAERSRTPRGSRRGLALAGALAFALVTGVLGGAVGAYVERNGGLTTIELPQADAGNTGRAPDSVAGIAASALPSVVTIHVSGGGSSGTGTGFVLDTRGHILTNNHVVDSAASSGDITVTFSGGETAAAKLIGRDTGYDLAVVQVTGVSRLKPLPLGNSDDVRVGDPVVAIGAPFDLQNTVTSGIISAKERPITAGGEKGDGSDVSYVDALQTDAPINPGNSGGPLVDSQARVIGINSAIRAADSGSAGSGGGQPGSIGLGFAIPINQGKRVAEELINTGKATHPVIGVSLDMQFSGDGARVGDKGRDGSASVTPGGPAAKAGIRPGDVITKVDGQRVHNGEELIVKIRAHRPGDRLELTVTRAGKEQAKTLTLGSSEGA; encoded by the coding sequence ATGAACGACGGGAAGTCCACCGGCCGGAAGCCCATGTGGTGGAGCCGGCCTGCGAGCCCCCCGGGGGCGGCCGGGCCGGCCGCACCGGACGCGTCCCCCGGCCCGGCCGACGGCGAGGGGGACTTCACCCTCGCCGCGCCCGCGGCGGTGAGCACCCCGCCGACGGAGTCGGCCACCGCACCCGCGGCCACCAGGGACGCCGTGCCCCATGGGGCGGCCCCGGCCACCGACGCCGCGGAGACGGCCGAGCTGCCCGTCACCCCGCCGGGACCGGGCACCTCACCGCCCCCGCCCGACGCGTACCCGGGCCCGGCGCGGTCCCTGCACGAACCCGACGAGTACCGGACCCCGCCCTACGGCGGCCCCGGCCCCTGGGCGCCCGCCCCGCCGGTACAGCACCCCGCCGCGCCCGGCACCCCCGGTCCGCCGTCCGTACTCCAGGACACCCGGCAGCAGCCCCCGGCCCCGCCGCACGGCCCCGTACCGGACACCGGGCCGTACACGCCGCCGGCCCCCTGGACGCAGTACGACCCGTGGACCGTGCACGCCGCCGCCCCGGCCGGCCGCGCCGCCGAGCGCTCCCGGACCCCGCGCGGGTCCCGGCGCGGGCTGGCGCTCGCCGGCGCCCTGGCCTTCGCCCTCGTCACCGGTGTCCTCGGTGGCGCGGTCGGCGCCTACGTCGAGCGCAACGGCGGCCTCACCACGATCGAGCTGCCGCAGGCCGACGCCGGGAACACCGGCCGCGCCCCCGACAGCGTCGCCGGGATCGCCGCCAGCGCCCTGCCCAGCGTCGTCACGATCCACGTCAGCGGCGGCGGTTCCTCCGGCACCGGCACCGGCTTCGTCCTGGACACCCGGGGCCACATCCTGACGAACAACCACGTGGTCGACTCGGCCGCCTCCTCCGGGGACATCACGGTCACCTTCAGCGGCGGCGAGACCGCCGCCGCGAAGCTCATCGGCCGGGACACCGGATACGACCTCGCCGTCGTCCAGGTCACCGGCGTCTCGCGCCTCAAGCCGCTGCCGCTCGGGAACTCCGACGACGTGCGGGTCGGGGACCCGGTGGTCGCCATCGGAGCCCCCTTCGACCTCCAGAACACCGTCACCTCCGGCATCATCAGCGCCAAGGAGCGACCCATCACGGCCGGCGGTGAGAAGGGCGACGGCAGCGACGTCAGCTACGTCGACGCCCTCCAGACGGACGCCCCGATAAACCCCGGCAACTCGGGCGGACCGCTGGTCGACTCCCAGGCCCGGGTCATCGGCATCAACAGCGCCATCCGCGCTGCCGACAGCGGTTCGGCCGGGTCGGGCGGCGGCCAGCCCGGCTCCATCGGTCTCGGTTTCGCCATCCCGATCAACCAGGGCAAGCGCGTCGCCGAGGAACTCATCAACACCGGCAAGGCGACCCACCCCGTCATCGGGGTGAGCCTCGACATGCAGTTCAGCGGCGACGGCGCCCGCGTCGGTGACAAGGGCAGGGACGGCTCCGCCTCGGTCACCCCCGGCGGACCGGCCGCCAAGGCGGGCATCCGTCCCGGCGACGTGATCACCAAGGTCGACGGCCAACGGGTCCACAACGGCGAGGAGCTGATCGTGAAGATCCGCGCCCACCGGCCGGGCGACCGGCTGGAGCTGACCGTGACGCGCGCGGGCAAAGAGCAGGCCAAGACCTTGACGCTCGGTTCCTCGGAGGGCGCCTGA
- a CDS encoding anti-sigma factor family protein: MSGTSPAGPTPAEHHLGDRLAALVDGELGHDARERVLAHLATCARCKAEADAQRTLKNVFASTAPPPPSEGLLARLQGLPGGPGDPGGDGGGRGGPFDGLFDLGGGIGAVKSDGFATASPVSPQSGFRIHPVGGRPEHDRSPWRGRRFAFAAASAVSFAAIALGGALPLEAAVNAGARGDGTGNNVTPLRSAATGGTGTPAGTGTATNVGTPTGRGARWGERSGERSGPSTLATAGVVTTTPGTVVTGPLVPGALALPSGPPAVSPQRPVPATQSLTELSPFIRPTGTTLRLSFGPGTGQSSGTPSTPAPTTLAPPSPPATPLAAHR; the protein is encoded by the coding sequence GTGAGCGGCACCAGTCCCGCCGGCCCGACCCCCGCGGAACACCACCTCGGGGACCGCCTCGCCGCCCTGGTGGACGGCGAGCTGGGTCACGACGCCCGCGAACGGGTCCTCGCCCACCTCGCGACCTGCGCCAGGTGCAAGGCGGAGGCCGACGCCCAGCGCACCCTGAAGAACGTCTTCGCCTCCACCGCGCCCCCTCCTCCCTCGGAGGGGCTCCTGGCCCGGCTCCAGGGGCTGCCCGGGGGCCCTGGCGACCCAGGGGGTGACGGCGGCGGCCGTGGGGGCCCCTTCGACGGCCTCTTCGACCTCGGCGGCGGCATCGGCGCGGTGAAGTCCGACGGCTTCGCCACGGCCTCGCCCGTCTCCCCGCAGTCCGGATTCCGCATCCACCCGGTGGGCGGGCGGCCCGAACACGACCGGTCTCCCTGGCGGGGGCGGCGCTTCGCCTTCGCCGCGGCCAGCGCGGTCTCCTTCGCCGCCATCGCCCTCGGCGGAGCCCTCCCGCTGGAGGCGGCCGTGAACGCGGGCGCGCGCGGCGACGGCACGGGAAACAACGTGACCCCGCTCCGCTCCGCGGCCACCGGCGGCACCGGCACGCCCGCCGGCACCGGCACCGCGACGAACGTGGGAACGCCCACCGGGCGCGGCGCGCGGTGGGGTGAGCGCTCCGGCGAGCGCTCCGGCCCCTCGACGCTCGCGACGGCGGGCGTGGTGACCACGACGCCCGGCACCGTCGTCACGGGTCCGCTGGTCCCGGGAGCCCTGGCGCTCCCGTCCGGACCGCCCGCCGTGTCCCCCCAGCGTCCCGTTCCGGCCACCCAGTCGCTGACGGAACTCTCCCCGTTCATACGGCCCACGGGGACGACGCTCCGGCTGTCCTTCGGGCCCGGAACCGGACAGTCGAGCGGGACGCCGTCCACCCCCGCCCCGACCACGCTCGCGCCCCCGAGCCCGCCGGCGACCCCGCTCGCCGCACACCGCTGA
- the sigE gene encoding RNA polymerase sigma factor SigE, with protein MVGAPLDTTRADRGGAAAPVDRGGVLRRLLRSAGEPKSVTDTADRFHTTDTAPATATFASDAESQAWTPPTWEEIVSTHSARVYRLAYRLTGNQHDAEDLTQEVFVRVFRSLSTYTPGTFEGWLHRITTNLFLDMVRRKQRIRFDALGDDAAERLPSREPSPQQVFNDTHFDADVQQALDTLAPEFRAAVVLCDIEGLSYEEIAATLGVKLGTVRSRIHRGRSHLRKALKHRSPEARAERALAAVGWEGGTA; from the coding sequence ATGGTAGGGGCTCCACTGGACACCACCAGAGCCGACAGGGGAGGTGCGGCTGCGCCTGTGGATCGGGGAGGAGTGCTTCGGCGTCTTCTCAGGTCGGCGGGTGAGCCGAAATCCGTGACCGACACCGCTGACCGTTTCCACACCACCGACACCGCACCCGCCACGGCGACCTTCGCATCGGATGCGGAATCGCAGGCGTGGACTCCGCCCACCTGGGAGGAGATCGTCAGCACGCACAGCGCCCGGGTGTACCGCCTCGCCTACCGGCTGACCGGCAACCAGCACGACGCCGAGGACCTCACCCAGGAGGTCTTCGTCCGCGTCTTCCGCTCGCTGTCGACCTACACACCCGGCACCTTCGAGGGCTGGCTGCACCGCATCACCACCAACCTCTTCCTGGACATGGTCCGCCGCAAGCAGCGGATCCGGTTCGACGCGCTCGGCGACGACGCGGCCGAGCGGCTGCCCAGCCGCGAGCCCTCGCCGCAGCAGGTGTTCAACGACACCCACTTCGACGCCGACGTCCAGCAGGCCCTCGACACCCTCGCGCCCGAGTTCCGGGCCGCCGTCGTGCTCTGTGACATCGAGGGACTCTCGTACGAGGAAATCGCCGCGACGCTCGGCGTGAAGCTCGGCACCGTCCGCAGCCGCATCCACCGAGGACGTTCGCACCTGCGCAAGGCGCTGAAGCACCGTTCGCCCGAGGCGCGGGCGGAGCGCGCGCTGGCGGCCGTCGGATGGGAGGGAGGTACGGCGTGA
- a CDS encoding O-methyltransferase, which translates to MRQLWGQERAITANRQTSWAFADAFVAEDEALRWARDRARDAGLPSVAPGTGAALRLLAATADAKAVAEIGTGTGVSGIYLLYGMRPDGVLTTVDLEPERQQFAKTAFRAAGFAGNRARFIPGRALDVLPRLADGGYDLVFCDGDPLESLDYLAESLRLLRPGGLVCFEGVFADGRTVDSAAQPSEVLRTRELLRTVRESQELLPSLLPVGDGLLCAVRRG; encoded by the coding sequence TTGCGCCAACTATGGGGACAGGAGAGGGCCATTACCGCCAACCGGCAGACGAGCTGGGCGTTCGCCGACGCCTTTGTCGCCGAGGACGAAGCGCTGCGCTGGGCCAGGGACCGGGCCCGGGACGCGGGGTTGCCCTCGGTGGCACCGGGCACCGGCGCCGCACTGCGCCTGTTGGCCGCCACGGCGGACGCGAAGGCGGTGGCGGAGATCGGTACCGGCACCGGCGTGTCCGGCATCTATCTGCTGTACGGGATGCGGCCGGACGGGGTCCTGACCACCGTGGACCTGGAACCGGAGCGCCAGCAGTTCGCGAAGACGGCCTTCCGCGCCGCGGGTTTCGCCGGGAACCGGGCGCGTTTCATCCCCGGCCGGGCCTTGGACGTCCTGCCGCGGCTCGCGGACGGCGGATACGACCTCGTCTTCTGCGACGGTGATCCGCTGGAGTCCCTGGACTACCTCGCTGAATCGTTGCGTCTGCTGCGACCGGGAGGGCTGGTCTGCTTCGAGGGCGTCTTCGCGGACGGCCGCACGGTCGACTCGGCGGCACAGCCCTCGGAGGTGCTGCGGACACGCGAGCTGCTGCGGACGGTACGGGAGAGCCAGGAGCTGCTTCCGTCACTGCTGCCGGTGGGCGACGGCCTGCTGTGCGCGGTGCGCCGGGGCTGA